From Halomarina ordinaria:
CGACGAGCGCGAGCGCCTCGGCCGGAACGGGGCCGAGCGGGTCGCCCGGGAGAACGACCCGGCCGTCGTCGGCGAGCGACTGGTCGCCGCCGTCGCGGCACTCGTCGGGGCGTCGCTCACCGAGGGAGAGGCGGAGGGACCGTCGTGAGCGCTCCCCCGTCGACGTCGCCGCCGGACGACCGCCGTCTCCTCCAGCTCCATCGCGGTCCCGTCTACCCCCCGTCGAACGGCGAGGAGGTGCGCATCTGGCGGACCGCGGCGTGGTTCCGGCGCTACGGCGACGTGACGCTCGCACACCCCTGTGAGGGAGGTCGGACGGTCGAGGGGGTGCGGTTCCTCGACGTCGCGAACCCGGCGCTCGACCGGAAGGCGACGCGCATCTACCTCTGGAACGCCCTGCTCGCGGCGGGCGCCGACAACCCCTTCGACCGCCTCCAGACGCGGCAGACGGTCCGGACGCTCCGTCGCGAGGGTCCGTTCGACGTCGTCTGCTGTGAGTCGCCGCAGGTGCTCCGCGCGGGCGTCGCCCTCGCCCGGCACTTCGACGCGCACCTCCTGTTGAACAAGCACAACGCGATGTTCGAGCTGCTCGACCAGCAACTCGGCTCGCGGCCGATACCGGGGACGGTTCGACGACGGGCGGTGCGACAGCTCCGGGAACTCGAACAGCGCGGCATCGACTGTGCCGACGCCGTCGTCTTCCAGTCGCGGCGCGACCGCGAACGGTTCGCCGTCCCCGACGAGACGGCGTCGGCGGTCGTCGAGAACGGGACGGACGTCGCCGGCATCCGCGAGGGGGGCGACCCGGCGGCGGTCCGCGAGTCGCTGGGCATCGACCCGGCGGCGTTCGTCTGTGTGTTCGTCGGCGCGTACGACTACGAGCCGAATGCCGCCGCGGCGCACGTCGTCGTCGACCGCCTCGCCCCCGCGTTGCCCGACGTCGAGTTCGTCCTCGTCGGTCGGAACCCGCCGGCGACCGACCGCGAGAACGTCCACGCCCCGGGGTTCGTCGACGACCTCCCCGGCGCGCTCGGGATGGCGGACGTGGCGCTCTGCCCGCTGACGATGGGGTCGGGGACGAAACTGAAGCTGATGGACTACCTCGCCGCCGGTCTCCCCGTCGTGACGACGTCCGTGGGCGCACAGGGCGTCGACCTCGTCGACGGGGAACACGCGCTCGTCCGGGAGACGCCCGAATCGATGGTCGAGGCGGTTCGGACGCTCCGGGCTGACCCCGGTCGTCGACGGCGCCTCGCCGACGCGGCGGCGGCGCTGGGTTCGACGTTCGGCTGGGAGACGCTCCTCCGGGGGTACGACGAGGTGTTCGCGGCGCTGACGGACCGTCCGCCGCGCCGGCCGAAGTCGCTCTCGCTCACCGGGACGCCTCGCTCGTAGCGTCCGCCCGCTCGCGCCCCGTCTCCCAGACGACGACGCGCTCGCCGCGGGCGTACCGGACGAACCCCGCGACGATGGCGTAGTTGCCGACGAGGAAGTAGTGCGCGAGGTGACAGACGGTCGGGGCGGGTCGGTCGAGACGCTCGCCGAGCGCCCCGACGGCGGCGAGGGCGAGGCCTCCCGCACCCGCGAGGGCGACGGCGACCCCGGCGCGCGACCCGCGTCGGAGCGCGAGGAGCGTCCCGCTGGCGAGCGAGAGCGCGCCGAACAGCGGCGTCGTCCACCAGAGGACGGTGTCGGTGAGGAACGCCACCGAGAAGCCGCCGTAGCGCCGCGGGTCGAGCAGGTCGAGGTACGACCCCACCGTCTGCCAGGAGCGCGCCATGATGCGCACCTTCCGGGTCCGCTCGCCGGCGACGTCGGGCGCGGTGTGCTCGCGGGCGACCGCCCCCGGTCGGTAGACGACGCGCCACCCCGCCCGGCGGACCGAGAGCGGTTCGGCGAAGTCGCTCATCGCCTCCGGCGGGAGCGGGACGTACGCCTCGCGCCGGACCGCGTAGATGGCGCCGTTCCCCTTCACCGTCGACCCGAGGCGTGACTCGGCGCGCTTGAGGAAGCGTGCGTAGCGCCAGTAGAGCGACTCGCCATCGACGCCGCCCGCCGCCTCGTACCGGAGTTCGCCGACGACACACCCCACACCGTCGTCGAAGCCCGCGACGAGTTCGCGCAGGGCGTCCGGGTCGTACAGGGAGTTGGCGTCCGAGAAGACGACGAGGTCGGTCTCCAGGTCGGCGACGACGCGGTTCTGACACGCCGTCTTCCCGACGCGCCCCTCGACCCGGACGAGGTCGACGCCGCGGTCGGCGTACGACCGCACGACCCGGTCGGTCCCGTCGGAGGAGGCATCCGAGAAGACGACGACGTCGAGGCGGTCCTCGGGGTACGAGAGCGCGAGGCAGTTCTCCAGTTTCGCCGCGATGACGTCGACCTCGTTGTACGCCGCGACGACGAGCGTCACCGAGGGGAGGTCGTCGGTCGAACGGGTCGGGGACCCGACGAGCGCGGCGGCGACGGCGAGGGTGACGGGGTAGAGCGCGTACACCCAGGCGACGACGGCGCTCGAGACGAGAAAGACGCCGCGCAGGGCGGCGGTCGCGACTGACATGCCCGCATCCCCGACCGGACCCCCCATAGGTATGCGATGATAAATCCGGAACTGACCGTTCCGTACCGATGAGGCTCACCGTTCGACGCACGTACCGGGCGAACGGTCGGCCGTGAGAACGACGACAGTCACCGCAACGTCGAGGTCGTCGTTCGCGTACACTCTTTGTTGCGTCCGGGTATCGACACGAGCGAGAGAGGGTGGCGACACGGCTTTCCGGGCATCCGTCGATTGAGTGTCGTGTCCCGCAGCATCGTTCGTGGGTTCCTGTCGGTGTTGAGCACCGACGTCCTCGTGCTCCTGCTGTCGCTCGTCATCACGCCGCTGCTGGTCCGCATCCTCACCCCCGGCCAGTACGGGGAGTACGCGTTCGTGATGACGGTGCTCACGTTCACGATGATATTCGTCAACGCGGGGTTGTTCGACGGTATCCGGAAGTACCTCGCCGAGGAGACGCGCGCCCCCGAGTGGCAGGGGCAGGTGTTCGGCTACTACACGCGGGTCGGGACGGTCGTCGCGCTGGTCGCGGCCCTCCTCGTCCTCGCGAGCGTCTGGACGGGAGCCATCGCCCGCCTGTTCGGCACCGAGTTCGAGCGCTACTTCCTCCTGCTCGCGGCGCTCGTGGTCATCCGGCAGTTCTGGGCCATCGGGCGGGCGACGCTGATGGGCCTCGGCCTCGAACACCTCTCGGAACCGGTGAAGGTCGCCCGGTGGGTCGTCTTCGCGCTGGTCGGCCTCCCGCTGGCGGCCATCGGTCTCGACGTCGTCGGCCTGCTGCTCGGGCGCATCGTCGCCCGGTTCGTCGTGCTGCTCGTCGCCTTCGGTCTCGTCTTTCGGTACCTCTCGCCGACGTCCCTCCTGACCCCCGCCCCCGAGGGGTTCCCTCGCCGGGAACTGCTCTCGTACAACGCCTTCAGCGTCGTCCTCGTCTTCCTGCTGAACTCGCTGTACAGCGTCGACGTGCTCCTGCTCACGTACTTCACCGAGAGCGCGCAGGTCGGCTACTACAACGCCGCGCTCGTCGTCGCGGAGTTCCTCTGGTTCGTCCCGCTCGCGCTCCAGACCGTCCTGCTGCAGTCGACCTCCGGGCTCTGGTCCCGCGCCGAACACGACGCGGTCACCGAGGTGGCCAGTCGGGCGACGCGCTACTGCCTGCTCCTGACGACGCTGATGTGCCTCGGCCTCCTCGCGCTGGCGGACACGTTCGTCCCCCTCTACTTCGGCGCGGAGTACACCGCGGCCATCCTCCCGCTGCTCCTCTTGCTCCCGGGGTCGCTCGGGTTCGCGCTCGCGCGCCCCATCTTCGCCATCGGTCAGGGGAAGGGGGCGCTCCGGTTGCTCGCCGTCGCCACCGGCGCCGCCGCCCTCCTCAACCTCCTGCTCAACCTGGTACTCATCCCCCGGTACGGCACGGCGGGCGCTGCGGTCTCGACGAGTATCGGCTACGGGTCGATGCTCGCGTTCCACGTCTGGTGCGCGGGTCGCATCGGCTTCGACCCGCTCTCGGACCTCCGCCTCCTCCGAGTGACTGCGACCGCCGCCCTCTCCGCGCCGGTCATCTTCGGCCTCGACGCCCTCCTCGCGAACGACTGGGCCGCCCTCGCCGTCGTGCCCCCCGCAGGCTTCCTCGTCTACGCCGCCCTCGCCGTCGGAACCGGCGCCATCGACGGGGCGGAACTGACCGAACTCCGCCGGTACCTCCCCGCGCCACTGACCTCGTGACCCCCTCAGGCGCGAGATTGTATATAGCTACATAGAATTTACGAGTCGTACACCCGGCACAGAAACGTCAGAGAATAGTGTTCGAATGCCTATACTAACGAGGACGTAGTCCCGGTTCCGCCGGAACGACCGGGAACTGTCAATCGGACTGTTTCCACTCGCCGGCGTCCTCGCCGTGGAACTCCCCCCTGGCCTCGCGGCTGTACGGCCAGTACGCGAGTGCGAACGCGGCGAGGTACGCGGCGGCGACGAGCGCCGCGACGACCGTTCCCGGAACACCCGGCACCGACGCAGTGGCCGTCCAGGCCTCCCCGGGGACGTAGACGGTGATGCGGTACAGCCACGCGACGACGAGGACCGTCAACAGCGGGAGGTAGACCCGTCGGAGACGGCGTCCGGCGGCCTCCTGGACGGAGACCTTCAGCGTCGGTCGACGCAGGTCGGCGCTCAACTCCGCGCGCCACCCCTCGTGCTCGGCACCCTCGGGACTGAAGGCGTTCGCGAAGACGTTCTCCTCCAGCATCCGTACCCGGGCCCGCGTCGCGTCGAACGTGCGGTAGCGACGGACGTCGAACACGAGGAACATCACCAGCGCGGCCATCGCGATGAGCAACAGGTACGGCGGCCGGTCGGTCGCGTTGAACGACAGCGCGAGCAGCGCGACGATGACCGCGATGGCCCAGTCGACGGTGAGGTCGATCCGGTCGAGCAGCGCCGACATCCGGGCGGTCTCCCCCCGGTAGTAGTGGGGCAACAGCGAGAGGAACTCCTCGCGGTCGGCAGCGGCGTCGCTCGCCACGTCCCGCGCCTCGGGGTCGTTCGGGTCGAAGTCGGTCGTCTCCGGGGTCATGTGTCGAAGTGGCACGCCCGGCGGATAACGTCGCGCTCACGACCGGCGAACCGTCCGGACGGAGAGGGTATCAGAAGCGTGGCCGGCGGACGTCGCGGGGCGAGAGGACCGACGTCGACGGGAGTCGGTCGGGTGGCGGAGCACAAGCGCCATCCGAGAGGCGACCGTAAGAACGCGAGCGAATCGTTTCGTCGTGTTTGACTCGACGATACTACTCCCGCTCCATAGCACTACCAGGTAGAAATATCTGTATTTGTAGGACTACGCTGTACGCCAGTCGAGTGCTTCGAATAGAGATAAGACTCGTTATCGGGTTCTGTGGGACAAGGCTGATGTACAGTCACCGAGATGGATAGGTCGTGACTCGTGACGACCGAACCGTGGTGAAGACGTACGTGCCCCGGTACCAGAAAGACGAGTGGGTGGACCACGCCGATGCCCTCGACATGAGCCAGAGCGAGTTCCTCCGGACGATGGTGCAGGCGGGTCGGCGGGGGTTCGACGTCGAGGCCGAGGAACCCCCTTCTGCGGACGCAACCCCCAGGGGTCACGGGCTGGAAGACCGGGTCCTCGAACTGCTCCGCCGGGAGGGCTATCTGAACTGGGAGGAACTGCTCTCCGCGCTCACGGGCGGCCTCGAGGACCGACTGGACGACGCGCTCGGCCGCCTCCAGGAGGAGGGACGGGTCAGATACAGCGGCCGCCACGACGGTTACGCCGTGGTCGGCGAGCCCCCCGACCAGTCCGAGCGACCCAGCGACCGAGGGGGTGAGCGCGAGGGCCGGACCGCCCAGCACGAGGACCGTCGCTACCGCGAGCGCGGTCGACGGAGGGACGGGGCGACCGACCGCCGTCGCGACGACCCGCCCGGACGGCGGACGCCGCCGTCGCAGGGCGACGAGTGGGACGGGAACGGAGACGTCCGGAATCGTCGGGGCGAGTACCGTGAGCGGTGAACGCCCGGTCGAGGAGGTTCCCGACCCGGTCGAGTACTTCCTCGAGGACCTCACCTACCACGGACGCTCCGAGCGGACGCGCACCGCCTACGAGCGCGTCCTCCGTCGGTTCGAGGCGTTCCTGGCGGAGCGGGGGACCACGCCGGCGGACGCCGACCGTCGCGTGTGTCTGGCGTGGGTCCACGGCGTCCGCGCGGACCACGCTCCGAGCACGGTGGCGACCTACGCGACGTACGTCCACCGGTTCTACGGCTACATGACGCAGGCCGGCGTCTTCGACGCCAATCCGATGGCGCTCGTGATGGCGGAGATGGACGAATCGGTCGACACGGACCCCGAGCGTCGGGAACTCGGCGTGAGCGCGATGCGGACGTTCGTCGCGAGCGTCACCCACCCGCTCGAACGCGCCGTGATCCTCACGCTGTTGAAGACCGGCATGCGCGTCGGCGAGGCGTGCAACCTCGACCTCCGGGACGTCCACCTCTCGCCGGCGGTCCACGACGCCTTCGACGTCCCACCCCGACCGCAGCTCGACAACCGTCCGGACTCGGTGTACGTCGCCAGCGACGTCGCCCGCGGGCAGGTCGTCGACGGCGAGGAGCGTACCGCCTCCAACAAGCGAAAACGGGCGACGGTCGTGCCGGTCGACGCCGAACTCCGGCGCGCGCTCGTCCGGTGGTTGACCATCCGGCCCGACGCGCGCTCGCCCGCCGAACCGCTGTTCGTCAGTACCGGCGAGGAGTGGGGCGAGCGTCTCACGACGGGGCAGGTCCGAACGGTCGTCCGACGCCACGCGGAAGCCCACGGCTGGTACCGGACGGGCGGCGGCGCGACGGAGAACGTCACGCCACACTACTTCCGGCACTTCTTCACGACCCACCTCCGGGACCGGACGGGCGACCGCGGCATCGTGAAGTATCTCCGAGGGGACGTGGCGACGGACATCATCGACACCTACACCCACAACTGGGGCGACCGCGTGCGCGAGGTGTACGAGGCGAACATCTACGCGCTGGAGTGAGTATACGATTCTGTGTCACGATTCCGGTCCTGAGATGGCGTCGGACGTCCGACGTGTAAATCGTATATAGCTATATCGAATATCGCCGGCCGGGGTTCCAGAGGTTCGGCGTTCGAAATCCTACAATCCTCACGGACAGGAGGGAGTAATCGGGTCGGGCCAGTCAGTGTATGTTTCTCCAGTTGGGTAGTAACTGACCGACGCCACAGGGTGTTCCCATTCAGAGTGGGCCTATCGGACGGCAGGAACGTCGTGGTCCCGAAGAGAGTTACTCCGTCGTCTCGTGCGGGAGCGTCGGCATGAGCCGTCGCGCAACCGACAGGAACGGTTTCAACAGGAGGCCAGCAGCGACGAGGAAGACCAGAACCGCCACACCTGCTGACGCACCCATCTCATGTGCTCCAACCGCAACGGCTCCCGCGAGTCCGACGTAGACCCAGAACACCACGACGACGGGGAAGAACCCGTGTGTTGGCGCGGGAGTTTCGTACATACTATAATGTCCCTATAGCTGAACATAGCTTTTGTGTAGGAACGGTTCAGCTGAACCGTCCGCGTACCGACTCACAGAGACGCACTCGCGGAACACCTCGAACAACGAGTGACCCCGGGCCGAGCCGGAGCGAACCGGCGTGTCGGTTGCCGCTATCGGGAGCCGCTGAGCGTCGGTCTACCATCCGTTCAGGTGGAGGGTCGTCGGCTATTCCGACGAGAAACCAGACGACGGAGAGGCCAGCCAGCGGGGAGGTCGCGCCAGCGATCCCGAGGAACGACTGTGTCGTCGACAGCGAGCGCGAAGAACAGTGCGACCAGCGCGAGCAGCCACGCTCCGACCAGCAGCCACTCGGTCGTCGTCGACTGTTCGCGTTCCATATCTGTTCCCCATCTCGTAGCGGTACAACCCTTTCTTCGATGGAGACACGCGCCTCCACGGGGAGAACCCGTAACCGTCGAGACACGCACAGCACACCGACTGGCGCCGTTACGCGTCAAACGGGACCGACAGCGTTCGCTGTGTTTGACCGGTAGCTTCGGAGAAACTGTCGTTCGGACGACCGAGTTCCGGACGCGGTACCCGCGGTTCGACGGCACCGCGCGGATTTCGACGGTACAGCGTCGGAGGTGACCGAGAAGCGGTGCTGTCCGACCGGTCCCCGAGTGGGGACGACGAAGGGCGGTGCGGGACGGTCGCTACCGGCCGTCCACCGTCTCGCCGGACCTGGTGGCGCGTCCGTCGATGGGGTCGGCGACGACGTGCCCACCGACGGCCACCGTTCCGCTCTGGACGATGCGGGCGCGGAGGCCGCCGCGGTGGACGAGGGCGTCGTGGACGCCCTCGCGTTCGAGGAGTCGTTCGAGATAGGAACAGGGTGCGCACAGTTCGACGCCCTCACACACCGCGCCGTCGACC
This genomic window contains:
- a CDS encoding glycosyltransferase family 4 protein, producing MSAPPSTSPPDDRRLLQLHRGPVYPPSNGEEVRIWRTAAWFRRYGDVTLAHPCEGGRTVEGVRFLDVANPALDRKATRIYLWNALLAAGADNPFDRLQTRQTVRTLRREGPFDVVCCESPQVLRAGVALARHFDAHLLLNKHNAMFELLDQQLGSRPIPGTVRRRAVRQLRELEQRGIDCADAVVFQSRRDRERFAVPDETASAVVENGTDVAGIREGGDPAAVRESLGIDPAAFVCVFVGAYDYEPNAAAAHVVVDRLAPALPDVEFVLVGRNPPATDRENVHAPGFVDDLPGALGMADVALCPLTMGSGTKLKLMDYLAAGLPVVTTSVGAQGVDLVDGEHALVRETPESMVEAVRTLRADPGRRRRLADAAAALGSTFGWETLLRGYDEVFAALTDRPPRRPKSLSLTGTPRS
- a CDS encoding glycosyltransferase family 2 protein, translating into MSVATAALRGVFLVSSAVVAWVYALYPVTLAVAAALVGSPTRSTDDLPSVTLVVAAYNEVDVIAAKLENCLALSYPEDRLDVVVFSDASSDGTDRVVRSYADRGVDLVRVEGRVGKTACQNRVVADLETDLVVFSDANSLYDPDALRELVAGFDDGVGCVVGELRYEAAGGVDGESLYWRYARFLKRAESRLGSTVKGNGAIYAVRREAYVPLPPEAMSDFAEPLSVRRAGWRVVYRPGAVAREHTAPDVAGERTRKVRIMARSWQTVGSYLDLLDPRRYGGFSVAFLTDTVLWWTTPLFGALSLASGTLLALRRGSRAGVAVALAGAGGLALAAVGALGERLDRPAPTVCHLAHYFLVGNYAIVAGFVRYARGERVVVWETGRERADATSEASR
- a CDS encoding lipopolysaccharide biosynthesis protein, whose protein sequence is MSRSIVRGFLSVLSTDVLVLLLSLVITPLLVRILTPGQYGEYAFVMTVLTFTMIFVNAGLFDGIRKYLAEETRAPEWQGQVFGYYTRVGTVVALVAALLVLASVWTGAIARLFGTEFERYFLLLAALVVIRQFWAIGRATLMGLGLEHLSEPVKVARWVVFALVGLPLAAIGLDVVGLLLGRIVARFVVLLVAFGLVFRYLSPTSLLTPAPEGFPRRELLSYNAFSVVLVFLLNSLYSVDVLLLTYFTESAQVGYYNAALVVAEFLWFVPLALQTVLLQSTSGLWSRAEHDAVTEVASRATRYCLLLTTLMCLGLLALADTFVPLYFGAEYTAAILPLLLLLPGSLGFALARPIFAIGQGKGALRLLAVATGAAALLNLLLNLVLIPRYGTAGAAVSTSIGYGSMLAFHVWCAGRIGFDPLSDLRLLRVTATAALSAPVIFGLDALLANDWAALAVVPPAGFLVYAALAVGTGAIDGAELTELRRYLPAPLTS
- a CDS encoding DUF2270 domain-containing protein, whose protein sequence is MTPETTDFDPNDPEARDVASDAAADREEFLSLLPHYYRGETARMSALLDRIDLTVDWAIAVIVALLALSFNATDRPPYLLLIAMAALVMFLVFDVRRYRTFDATRARVRMLEENVFANAFSPEGAEHEGWRAELSADLRRPTLKVSVQEAAGRRLRRVYLPLLTVLVVAWLYRITVYVPGEAWTATASVPGVPGTVVAALVAAAYLAAFALAYWPYSREARGEFHGEDAGEWKQSD
- a CDS encoding tyrosine-type recombinase/integrase, with translation MSGERPVEEVPDPVEYFLEDLTYHGRSERTRTAYERVLRRFEAFLAERGTTPADADRRVCLAWVHGVRADHAPSTVATYATYVHRFYGYMTQAGVFDANPMALVMAEMDESVDTDPERRELGVSAMRTFVASVTHPLERAVILTLLKTGMRVGEACNLDLRDVHLSPAVHDAFDVPPRPQLDNRPDSVYVASDVARGQVVDGEERTASNKRKRATVVPVDAELRRALVRWLTIRPDARSPAEPLFVSTGEEWGERLTTGQVRTVVRRHAEAHGWYRTGGGATENVTPHYFRHFFTTHLRDRTGDRGIVKYLRGDVATDIIDTYTHNWGDRVREVYEANIYALE